In Halobaculum sp. XH14, a single genomic region encodes these proteins:
- a CDS encoding ABC transporter ATP-binding protein, whose product MSDTAGPKADERTTQPTDRDVSLELRDVTKTFTEDDGSTVVAVEDLDLTIYDGEFVVIVGPSGCGKTTTLRMIAGLEEPTEGDVVIEGRDVAGLDPRERDIAMVFQNYALYPHKTVRENIAFPLRIRKFPDEEVEGRVEDVARSLDIPELLERRPSELSGGQQQRVALGRAIVRDPAVFLFDEPLSNLDAKLRIEMRTELNKLHDRVGKTSVYVTHDQVEAMTLSDRVVVLDDGRLQQFAPPQELYGAPANKFVAGFIGEPPMNFFAARVEERGGDWWVVSDAFELRLPDEHDAKLREWTGDLENAEFGVRPEHLFDVAVEGDPGEGATFDALVKVIEPMGPHMDVTVAPSERPDDEDAEFTARVSNESDVATESRVTLGVELDKAHLFDGRTGENVLR is encoded by the coding sequence ATGAGCGACACAGCAGGACCCAAAGCGGACGAGCGGACGACCCAACCGACCGATCGCGACGTCAGCCTCGAACTCAGGGACGTCACCAAGACGTTCACCGAGGACGACGGCTCGACCGTCGTCGCGGTCGAGGACCTGGACCTGACGATCTACGACGGGGAGTTCGTCGTGATCGTCGGCCCGTCGGGCTGTGGAAAGACCACGACGTTGCGGATGATCGCCGGCCTCGAGGAGCCGACCGAGGGGGACGTCGTCATCGAGGGACGCGACGTGGCGGGGCTCGACCCCCGCGAGCGCGACATCGCGATGGTGTTCCAGAACTACGCGCTCTACCCCCACAAGACGGTCCGGGAGAACATCGCGTTCCCGCTCCGGATCCGGAAGTTCCCGGACGAGGAGGTCGAGGGGCGCGTCGAGGACGTCGCCCGGTCGCTCGACATCCCGGAACTGCTCGAGCGCCGCCCGTCGGAGCTCTCGGGCGGCCAGCAGCAGCGGGTCGCGCTCGGGCGCGCAATCGTGCGCGACCCGGCGGTGTTCCTGTTCGACGAGCCGCTGTCGAACCTCGACGCGAAGCTCCGCATCGAGATGCGGACCGAGCTGAACAAACTCCACGACCGCGTCGGGAAGACGTCGGTGTACGTCACCCACGACCAGGTCGAGGCGATGACGCTCTCGGACCGCGTCGTCGTGCTCGACGACGGGCGGCTCCAGCAGTTCGCGCCGCCCCAGGAGCTGTACGGCGCCCCCGCCAACAAGTTCGTCGCGGGCTTCATCGGCGAGCCGCCGATGAACTTCTTCGCCGCCCGCGTCGAGGAGCGCGGCGGCGACTGGTGGGTCGTCTCCGACGCGTTCGAACTCCGCCTGCCCGACGAGCACGACGCGAAACTCCGGGAGTGGACCGGCGACCTCGAGAACGCCGAGTTCGGCGTCCGACCGGAGCACCTGTTCGACGTCGCCGTGGAGGGCGACCCCGGCGAGGGAGCGACGTTCGACGCGCTGGTGAAGGTGATCGAACCGATGGGGCCACACATGGACGTCACCGTCGCGCCGTCGGAGCGGCCCGACGACGAGGACGCCGAGTTCACCGCGCGGGTGTCGAACGAGAGCGACGTGGCCACCGAGAGCCGGGTCACGCTCGGCGTCGAACTGGACAAGGCACACCTGTTCGACGGCCGGACCGGCGAGAACGTCCTCCGGTAG
- a CDS encoding DUF362 domain-containing protein, translating to MRFPDADVVDAALGRPTLPRFASVRYEPETPELDDVEGRTRAEVDELPLGDVPPGGSVAVGLGSRGIHDVVPAARAVIDELARRGFEPFVVPAMGSHGGATAEGQRRTLAGIGLTEDALGCPIDARMDTTDLGDSAVGATVPFSTAALEADGVLVINRVKAHTNFTGRFESGLTKMATIGLGKQPGAKAAHEHALVEGYVPVIAAAYDVVRAETPLLGGLAVVENFHDRTAHVEGVPASALPDAEEPLLERADEYMPTLPFDDLDVLVVDEIGKDVSGAGMDTNVVGRYSVLNAEDPALPDIKRIVVRGLTEATHGNGNGIGLADVTTRAVADELDLDQVYTNALTSGSLSKAKLPVVLPDDERALTAALSTVGTYDPADVRVAWIRDTASLSSFRVSEALARDPPEGVVVEGPEELSFVDGEPSFEPAE from the coding sequence ATGCGATTCCCGGACGCCGATGTCGTCGACGCGGCGCTCGGCCGACCGACCCTCCCCCGGTTCGCGTCGGTGCGGTACGAGCCGGAGACGCCCGAACTCGACGACGTCGAGGGGAGGACCCGCGCGGAGGTGGACGAACTCCCGCTCGGCGACGTCCCCCCGGGGGGGAGCGTCGCGGTCGGGCTGGGGAGCCGTGGCATCCACGACGTCGTTCCAGCAGCACGGGCCGTGATCGACGAACTGGCACGTCGCGGCTTCGAGCCGTTCGTCGTGCCGGCGATGGGGAGCCACGGCGGCGCGACCGCCGAGGGCCAGCGGCGGACGCTCGCCGGCATCGGGCTGACCGAGGACGCACTCGGCTGTCCGATCGACGCGCGGATGGACACGACCGACCTCGGCGACTCCGCGGTCGGCGCGACGGTGCCGTTCTCGACGGCCGCCCTGGAGGCCGACGGGGTCCTCGTGATCAACCGCGTGAAGGCCCACACCAACTTCACCGGCCGGTTCGAGAGCGGGCTGACGAAGATGGCGACCATCGGGCTGGGCAAACAGCCAGGCGCGAAGGCGGCCCACGAGCACGCGCTCGTCGAGGGGTACGTACCCGTCATCGCCGCGGCCTACGACGTCGTCCGCGCCGAGACGCCGCTGCTGGGGGGCCTCGCCGTCGTTGAGAACTTCCACGACCGGACGGCCCACGTCGAGGGCGTGCCCGCGTCGGCGCTCCCCGACGCGGAGGAGCCGCTGCTGGAGCGGGCCGACGAGTACATGCCGACGCTCCCGTTCGACGACCTCGACGTGCTCGTCGTCGACGAGATCGGCAAGGACGTCTCCGGCGCGGGGATGGACACGAACGTCGTCGGCCGGTACAGCGTGCTGAACGCCGAGGACCCGGCGCTGCCCGACATCAAGCGCATCGTCGTGCGGGGGCTGACGGAGGCGACCCACGGCAACGGCAACGGCATCGGGCTGGCGGACGTGACGACCCGCGCGGTCGCCGATGAACTCGACCTCGACCAGGTGTACACGAACGCGCTGACGAGCGGGTCGCTCAGCAAGGCGAAGCTCCCGGTCGTCCTCCCGGACGACGAGCGGGCGCTGACGGCCGCGCTCTCCACCGTCGGGACCTACGACCCGGCGGACGTCCGCGTCGCCTGGATCCGGGACACCGCGTCGCTGTCGTCGTTCCGCGTCTCCGAGGCGCTCGCGCGCGACCCGCCCGAGGGCGTCGTCGTGGAGGGACCGGAGGAACTCTCGTTCGTGGACGGCGAGCCGTCGTTCGAACCGGCGGAGTGA
- a CDS encoding mandelate racemase/muconate lactonizing enzyme family protein encodes MEVAEVESFAVSIPLAEPVSFATRTVEERDHAVTYVRTDDGVEGLGYTLGYGGAGLVADAVTDVLAPIVEGEDPRDTERLWREMFDGTVQIGRKGVMLRAIATVDVALWDVAAKAAGVPLYKYLGAYRDSVPAYASGGYYREGKGLEGLREEMGRYVERGHDAVKMKVGRLSPAEEAERVAAVRETIGDERVLMVDANGAWKSKPEALRTCRAIAEYDPYFVEEPVMPDGVSLMAEVNDALEYSVAAGELEFSRYGFAELLREGAVDVVQPDATVCGGITEWLKVANTAASYDVPVAPHYNWDLHAHLVAASENGTWVEYFHRDSDVKVFDDVIEEPLTPEDGEIALPDRPGHGIELDRDALAAFEV; translated from the coding sequence ATGGAAGTCGCCGAGGTCGAGAGTTTCGCGGTCTCCATCCCGCTGGCGGAGCCGGTGTCGTTCGCGACCCGGACCGTCGAGGAGCGTGACCACGCCGTCACGTACGTCCGGACCGACGACGGGGTCGAGGGGCTCGGCTACACGCTCGGCTACGGCGGGGCGGGGCTCGTCGCCGACGCCGTGACCGACGTGCTCGCGCCCATCGTCGAGGGCGAGGACCCGCGCGACACCGAGCGCCTGTGGCGCGAGATGTTCGACGGGACGGTCCAGATCGGGCGGAAGGGCGTCATGCTGCGGGCCATCGCGACCGTGGACGTCGCGCTGTGGGACGTCGCCGCGAAGGCGGCGGGCGTGCCGCTGTACAAGTACCTCGGGGCGTACCGCGACTCGGTTCCCGCCTACGCCAGCGGCGGCTACTACCGCGAGGGGAAGGGGCTGGAGGGGCTCCGCGAGGAGATGGGGCGGTACGTCGAGCGCGGCCACGACGCGGTGAAGATGAAGGTCGGGCGGCTCTCGCCCGCCGAGGAGGCCGAGCGCGTCGCGGCGGTCAGGGAGACCATCGGCGACGAGCGGGTCCTGATGGTCGACGCGAACGGCGCGTGGAAGAGCAAGCCGGAGGCGCTCCGAACGTGCCGGGCTATCGCCGAGTACGACCCGTACTTCGTCGAGGAGCCGGTGATGCCCGACGGCGTCTCGCTCATGGCCGAGGTGAACGACGCGCTGGAGTACTCCGTGGCGGCCGGCGAACTGGAGTTCTCGCGGTACGGCTTCGCCGAGTTGCTCCGCGAGGGCGCCGTCGACGTGGTCCAGCCCGACGCGACCGTCTGTGGCGGCATCACCGAGTGGCTGAAGGTGGCGAACACGGCCGCCAGCTACGACGTGCCGGTGGCGCCCCACTACAACTGGGACCTCCACGCCCACCTCGTCGCAGCCAGCGAGAACGGCACCTGGGTCGAGTACTTCCACCGCGACTCGGACGTGAAGGTGTTCGACGACGTGATCGAGGAGCCGCTGACGCCCGAGGACGGCGAGATCGCGCTGCCCGACCGCCCGGGCCACGGCATCGAACTCGACCGGGACGCCCTCGCGGCGTTCGAGGTGTGA
- a CDS encoding mandelate racemase/muconate lactonizing enzyme family protein, whose amino-acid sequence MRDYGNRATRRADARDVEITGLDTAVIEGNFDWNLVRVHTDEGVTGIGESYRGGAVTDVMAYMGEFLVGENPLDVERLFRRMVQETSGHGGTTGKVVTAASGIEIALWDLAGKLLDVPTYQLLGGKYRDDVRVYCDLHAGEAYAVDDASGFTEYADEAAYRPAAYAETAGAAVELGFDAIKFDLDTPGDNEPDPFNGRLSAADVEDKREIVAAVDDAVPDGVEVAFDCHWDYSLDSAKRLARALEPYGLMWLEDVVPPENAAAQREVARSTSTPLATGENRFRVHEFSELLYEFAVDVVTPDPTTCGGLAESRAIANRAEENYVVFSPHNVCSPVGTMACAHLGASVPNFGVLEYHALEVDWWDDLLARSEPLIEDGSIAVPETPGLGVELDEEVAAEHAKGAGDLWP is encoded by the coding sequence GTGCGGGACTACGGCAACCGGGCGACGCGCCGGGCCGACGCGCGTGACGTGGAAATCACGGGGCTCGACACCGCCGTGATCGAGGGGAACTTCGACTGGAACCTCGTGCGGGTCCACACCGACGAGGGCGTGACGGGCATCGGCGAGTCGTACCGCGGCGGGGCGGTCACCGACGTCATGGCGTACATGGGCGAGTTCCTCGTCGGGGAGAACCCGCTCGACGTGGAGCGACTGTTCCGCCGGATGGTCCAGGAGACGTCCGGGCACGGCGGGACGACGGGGAAGGTCGTCACCGCCGCGTCGGGCATCGAGATCGCGCTCTGGGACCTCGCGGGAAAGCTGCTCGACGTGCCGACCTACCAGTTGCTCGGCGGGAAGTACCGCGACGACGTGCGGGTCTACTGTGACCTCCACGCGGGCGAGGCGTACGCGGTCGACGACGCCTCCGGGTTCACCGAGTACGCCGACGAGGCGGCGTACCGGCCGGCCGCGTACGCCGAGACCGCCGGGGCGGCCGTCGAACTGGGGTTCGACGCCATCAAGTTCGACCTGGACACGCCCGGGGACAACGAACCGGACCCGTTCAACGGCCGGCTCTCGGCGGCGGACGTGGAAGACAAGCGCGAGATCGTCGCCGCCGTCGACGACGCGGTCCCCGACGGGGTGGAGGTCGCGTTCGACTGCCACTGGGACTACTCGCTCGACTCGGCAAAGCGCCTCGCGCGGGCACTGGAGCCGTACGGCCTCATGTGGCTGGAGGACGTCGTCCCGCCCGAGAACGCGGCGGCCCAGCGAGAGGTTGCCCGCTCGACGAGCACGCCGCTGGCGACCGGGGAGAACCGCTTCCGCGTCCACGAGTTCTCCGAACTGCTGTACGAGTTCGCCGTCGACGTCGTGACCCCGGATCCGACGACCTGCGGCGGGCTCGCGGAGTCGCGGGCCATCGCCAACCGAGCCGAGGAGAACTACGTCGTGTTCTCGCCGCACAACGTCTGTAGCCCCGTCGGGACGATGGCGTGTGCTCACCTCGGGGCGTCGGTGCCGAACTTCGGCGTGCTGGAGTACCACGCGCTGGAGGTGGACTGGTGGGACGACCTCCTGGCGCGCTCGGAGCCGCTCATCGAGGACGGCTCCATCGCCGTCCCTGAGACGCCGGGGCTCGGCGTCGAACTCGACGAGGAGGTCGCCGCGGAACACGCGAAGGGAGCGGGCGATCTCTGGCCGTGA
- a CDS encoding DUF6789 family protein, with translation MDEERSRVDTPTVDAAQEEAEPDFDHLFGVITDGFVGAVGGAVGTAIITVGLLVARTFGAFDLAAFGTLAEMTGTIVFFPQYPVAVGFLVFLAGGMVIWPLLFASIGSYLPGDRFALRGITFGAVIWTGFAMAFYDPSYWLAGYLLFTFVGHLGYGFGLGAVFDYLSTRPDTLV, from the coding sequence ATGGACGAGGAGCGATCACGGGTCGACACCCCGACCGTCGACGCCGCCCAGGAGGAGGCTGAACCGGACTTCGACCACCTGTTCGGCGTCATCACCGACGGGTTCGTCGGCGCGGTCGGCGGCGCGGTCGGCACCGCCATCATCACCGTCGGCCTGCTCGTCGCGCGGACGTTCGGCGCGTTCGACCTGGCGGCGTTCGGGACGCTGGCCGAGATGACCGGGACCATCGTGTTCTTCCCGCAGTACCCCGTCGCCGTCGGCTTCCTCGTGTTCCTCGCCGGCGGGATGGTGATCTGGCCGCTGCTGTTCGCCTCGATCGGCTCGTACCTGCCGGGCGACCGCTTCGCCCTCCGGGGCATCACGTTCGGGGCCGTCATCTGGACCGGGTTCGCCATGGCGTTCTACGACCCGTCGTACTGGCTGGCCGGCTACCTCCTGTTCACGTTCGTCGGCCACCTCGGCTACGGCTTCGGCCTCGGCGCGGTGTTCGACTACCTCTCGACGCGGCCGGACACGCTCGTCTGA
- the coxB gene encoding cytochrome c oxidase subunit II: MTFNHIGAAVTLAPLQNGIVPRGTRVEVFREIFDVFLLLGTLVGVVVVGYMLYNAYKYRAGADGVERKNGEDELPTLGELPTGGGGGGKLFVSFTLSAVIVISLIAWTYGALAFVETDSPVDEDSLRVQVEGYQFGWQFEYPNGYTDTTLRVPVDRSVQLSVTSRDVFHNIGIRELRVKADAIPGQTTNTWFIADERGTYIAQCYELCGVGHSYMTAQVKVMPQDEYEAWYANTTAENGTAGGANGTAGNATGSGSSANVVGAL; encoded by the coding sequence ATGACATTCAACCACATCGGGGCGGCAGTCACGCTCGCGCCGCTCCAGAACGGTATCGTCCCGCGAGGGACGCGCGTGGAAGTGTTCCGGGAGATCTTCGACGTGTTCCTCCTGCTCGGGACGCTCGTCGGCGTGGTCGTCGTGGGGTACATGCTCTACAACGCCTACAAGTATCGGGCGGGCGCCGATGGCGTCGAGCGGAAGAACGGCGAGGACGAACTCCCCACGCTCGGCGAGCTGCCGACGGGCGGCGGCGGGGGCGGCAAGCTGTTCGTCTCGTTCACGCTGAGCGCCGTCATCGTGATCTCGCTCATCGCCTGGACGTACGGCGCGCTGGCGTTCGTCGAGACCGACTCGCCGGTCGACGAGGACTCGCTCCGTGTCCAGGTCGAGGGGTACCAGTTCGGCTGGCAGTTCGAGTACCCGAACGGCTACACCGACACGACCCTCCGGGTGCCGGTGGACAGGTCCGTCCAGCTTTCGGTCACCTCCCGTGACGTGTTCCACAACATCGGCATACGCGAACTCCGGGTGAAAGCCGACGCCATCCCCGGACAGACCACGAACACGTGGTTCATCGCCGACGAGCGGGGGACGTACATCGCGCAGTGTTACGAGCTCTGTGGCGTCGGCCACTCGTACATGACCGCCCAGGTGAAGGTTATGCCACAGGACGAGTACGAGGCGTGGTACGCCAACACGACCGCCGAGAACGGGACCGCCGGCGGCGCGAACGGCACCGCCGGCAACGCCACCGGCTCCGGTAGCTCCGCGAACGTGGTGGGTGCGCTATGA
- a CDS encoding cbb3-type cytochrome c oxidase subunit I produces MTERDEVDDRADEATTTDETTATDGGHGAAGELEDHHGLPGTNTLTRWFVTTNHKDVGILYTVTALFFLVFGGVLAMLMRAQLWIPGDQILSAAAYNQAVSAHGLLMVFWFLSPFAFGFANYVVPLQLGAKDLAFPRLNALSYWLYLFSGGLFFVSFFQGGTFTGGWTMYAPLNLPMYTPEPGATTTVLAMIMFVASVTVSSVNFLTTMHRMRAEGMRMRDMPLFSASILLTVWMMLFAFAALLAAMMILTSDRLLGTTYFAATSAGGSLLWAHLFWFFGHPEVYIVFFPALGAMAEIFQTFTGRRIVGRKWFIASMLLVALQSFVVWMHHMFLTAINLQIKTLFMATTIGISLPFDLMVFALIYTTIKGRIRFKTPFLFAFGGLLVFIIGGITGVFLGAVVLDYEFRGTYWVVAHFHYVMVGGVTALVGALYYWYPKMSGRMYDEFLGKVHFAVYFIGFNLLYFPMFMAWETPRRVFEYPMALIGYHQSATIGAFLLGGSFIIMFWNLTKSLWAGDPAPDNPWEYATTAEWVVSSPPPLENFPGRPSYASGSLSFVDELRPGGDSGTPSVADGGVADGGVADATMPVAHDAGEHAEEDHGADHASVWPFVIGLGGFFALLGLSGFQEGSFVGGMAGAMYVGLLAVGTVVLGYGLVGLTREPFEGLTGPFGSSWPFENIENTKLGMWIFLGSDVVLFGAFIGSYVFIRVAEGWRNWHHLIPEAHVPLPGLINTYLLLTSSFTVVLALVAAEKNKRWGVVGGLGATFLLGVGFLINKAQEWLHLFHVSTEAFPHGWTLSTNVASSTFYLTTGLHGAHVAVGLLITLYMLVRAVKGAYLDDERPVEYFGLYWHFVDIVWLFLFPLFYIL; encoded by the coding sequence ATGACCGAGCGCGACGAGGTCGACGACCGGGCCGACGAGGCGACTACGACCGACGAGACGACCGCGACCGACGGCGGCCACGGGGCAGCCGGCGAGCTCGAGGACCACCACGGCCTCCCGGGCACGAACACGCTCACGCGCTGGTTCGTCACGACGAACCACAAGGACGTCGGCATCCTCTACACGGTGACGGCGCTGTTCTTCCTCGTGTTCGGGGGCGTGCTGGCGATGCTGATGCGGGCACAGCTCTGGATCCCGGGCGACCAGATCCTCTCGGCGGCCGCCTACAACCAGGCCGTCTCGGCACACGGCCTGCTGATGGTGTTCTGGTTCCTCTCGCCGTTCGCGTTCGGCTTCGCCAACTACGTCGTGCCGCTCCAGCTCGGGGCCAAGGACCTCGCGTTCCCGCGGCTGAACGCGCTCTCCTACTGGCTCTACCTGTTCTCGGGCGGGCTGTTCTTCGTCTCGTTCTTCCAGGGCGGGACGTTCACCGGCGGCTGGACGATGTACGCGCCGCTCAACCTCCCGATGTACACCCCGGAGCCGGGGGCGACGACGACGGTGCTCGCGATGATCATGTTCGTCGCCTCGGTGACGGTGTCGTCGGTGAACTTCCTCACCACGATGCACCGCATGCGCGCGGAGGGGATGCGCATGCGGGACATGCCGCTGTTCAGCGCCTCGATCCTGCTCACGGTGTGGATGATGCTGTTCGCGTTCGCCGCGCTGCTGGCGGCGATGATGATCCTCACCTCGGACCGCCTGCTCGGGACGACCTACTTCGCGGCGACGAGCGCGGGCGGGTCGCTGCTGTGGGCCCACCTGTTCTGGTTCTTCGGCCATCCGGAGGTGTACATCGTCTTCTTCCCCGCGCTGGGGGCCATGGCCGAGATCTTCCAGACGTTCACCGGGCGCCGCATCGTCGGGCGCAAGTGGTTCATCGCGTCGATGCTGCTCGTCGCGCTCCAGAGTTTCGTCGTCTGGATGCACCACATGTTCCTGACGGCGATCAACCTGCAGATCAAGACGCTGTTCATGGCGACCACCATCGGCATCTCGCTGCCGTTCGACCTGATGGTGTTCGCGCTCATCTACACGACGATCAAGGGGCGCATCCGGTTCAAGACGCCGTTCCTGTTCGCCTTCGGCGGCCTGCTGGTGTTCATCATCGGCGGCATCACCGGCGTGTTCCTGGGCGCGGTCGTGCTCGACTACGAGTTCCGGGGCACCTACTGGGTCGTCGCGCACTTCCACTACGTGATGGTCGGGGGCGTCACCGCGCTGGTCGGCGCGCTCTACTACTGGTACCCGAAGATGTCGGGGCGGATGTACGACGAGTTCCTCGGGAAGGTCCACTTCGCGGTGTACTTCATCGGGTTCAACCTGCTGTACTTCCCGATGTTCATGGCCTGGGAGACGCCGCGCCGGGTGTTCGAGTACCCGATGGCGCTCATCGGCTACCACCAGAGCGCGACGATCGGCGCGTTCCTGCTCGGCGGGTCGTTCATCATCATGTTCTGGAACCTCACGAAGAGCCTCTGGGCCGGCGACCCCGCGCCGGACAACCCCTGGGAGTACGCGACGACGGCCGAGTGGGTCGTCTCCTCGCCGCCGCCCCTGGAGAACTTCCCCGGGCGCCCGAGCTACGCGAGCGGGTCGCTCTCGTTCGTCGACGAACTCCGGCCGGGCGGCGACTCGGGGACCCCGAGCGTCGCGGACGGCGGCGTGGCCGACGGGGGCGTCGCCGACGCGACGATGCCGGTCGCACACGACGCGGGCGAGCACGCCGAGGAGGACCACGGCGCGGACCACGCGAGCGTCTGGCCGTTCGTGATCGGCCTCGGCGGTTTCTTCGCCCTGCTGGGCCTGTCGGGCTTCCAGGAGGGGAGCTTCGTCGGCGGGATGGCCGGCGCGATGTACGTCGGCCTCCTCGCGGTCGGGACCGTCGTGCTCGGCTACGGGCTCGTCGGGCTGACCCGCGAGCCGTTCGAGGGGCTCACCGGCCCGTTCGGGTCGAGCTGGCCGTTCGAGAACATCGAGAACACGAAGCTGGGGATGTGGATCTTCCTCGGCTCGGACGTCGTGCTGTTCGGCGCGTTCATCGGCTCGTACGTGTTCATCCGGGTCGCGGAGGGGTGGCGCAACTGGCACCACCTCATCCCGGAGGCCCACGTCCCGCTCCCGGGGCTGATCAACACGTACCTGCTGCTCACCAGCAGCTTCACCGTCGTGCTCGCGCTGGTCGCCGCCGAGAAGAACAAGCGGTGGGGCGTCGTCGGCGGCCTCGGCGCGACGTTCCTGCTCGGGGTCGGGTTCCTCATCAACAAGGCCCAGGAGTGGCTCCACCTGTTCCACGTGAGCACCGAGGCGTTCCCGCACGGCTGGACCCTCTCGACGAACGTCGCCTCCTCGACGTTCTATCTCACGACCGGGCTCCACGGCGCGCACGTCGCCGTCGGGCTGCTCATCACGCTGTACATGCTGGTCCGCGCGGTGAAGGGGGCGTACCTCGACGACGAGCGGCCGGTGGAGTACTTCGGGCTCTACTGGCACTTCGTCGACATCGTCTGGCTGTTCCTCTTCCCGCTGTTCTACATCCTCTAG
- a CDS encoding cytochrome C oxidase subunit IV family protein, with translation MTSTKLYTAIYVVLFVLATGQVLIEQFEGFTYWTAFAIIMVVSAAKAVVVAAYYQHLRSEPRSVTYIMVGGLVAALALTVAASYSIL, from the coding sequence ATGACATCAACAAAACTCTACACGGCGATATACGTGGTCCTGTTCGTGCTGGCGACCGGACAGGTGCTCATCGAGCAGTTCGAGGGGTTCACCTACTGGACGGCGTTCGCGATCATCATGGTCGTCTCGGCCGCGAAGGCGGTCGTCGTCGCGGCCTACTACCAGCACCTGCGCTCGGAACCACGTTCGGTGACCTACATCATGGTCGGCGGGCTGGTCGCCGCGCTGGCGCTGACGGTCGCGGCCTCGTACTCGATCCTCTAG
- the rnz gene encoding ribonuclease Z — MTLRVTFLGTSGAVPTVERAPSAVHVNREGDELLFDCGEGTQRQMMRYGTGFGLSHVFVSHLHGDHILGLPGLVQSLDFNDREEALAIHGPPGSKRTIRRLVHAGGHEPTFPVRIDEVRPGNVALAREEYQVRTFETDHRTTSMGFALAEADRKGRFDREKAEDELGIPPGPAYGRLHGGEAVELDDGTVIRPEAVVGPPRPGRTVVYTGDTRPVDATVEAADGADLLIHDATFADDDAERARKTAHSTATEAAEIARRAGAKRLALTHISSRYAARAGLLESEAREAFEATGVDARTGVGGGNGDAVSVFVPDDGDEVEVPFPDDR; from the coding sequence ATGACCCTGCGGGTGACGTTCCTCGGGACGAGCGGCGCGGTGCCGACGGTCGAGCGCGCCCCCAGCGCCGTCCACGTCAACCGCGAGGGCGACGAACTGCTGTTCGACTGCGGGGAGGGCACACAGCGGCAGATGATGCGGTACGGCACCGGGTTCGGCCTCTCGCACGTGTTCGTTTCACACCTCCACGGCGACCACATCCTCGGGCTCCCCGGCCTCGTGCAGAGCCTCGATTTCAACGACCGCGAGGAGGCGCTCGCCATCCACGGCCCGCCCGGATCGAAGCGAACCATCCGCCGGCTGGTCCACGCGGGCGGGCACGAGCCCACCTTCCCGGTTCGTATCGACGAGGTCCGCCCGGGGAACGTCGCGCTCGCCCGCGAGGAGTACCAGGTCCGGACGTTCGAGACGGACCACCGGACGACCTCGATGGGGTTCGCGCTCGCCGAGGCAGACCGGAAGGGCCGCTTCGACCGCGAGAAGGCCGAGGACGAACTCGGGATTCCGCCCGGCCCGGCGTACGGCCGGCTCCACGGCGGCGAGGCGGTCGAACTGGACGACGGCACCGTGATTCGGCCCGAGGCGGTCGTCGGGCCGCCCCGGCCGGGCCGGACCGTGGTCTACACCGGCGACACGCGACCCGTGGACGCGACCGTCGAGGCCGCCGACGGCGCGGACCTGCTGATCCACGACGCGACGTTCGCGGACGACGACGCAGAGCGCGCCCGGAAGACGGCCCACTCGACCGCGACCGAGGCGGCCGAGATCGCCCGCCGGGCCGGCGCGAAGCGGCTCGCGCTCACCCACATCTCCTCCCGGTACGCCGCCCGCGCGGGGCTCCTGGAGTCGGAAGCGAGGGAGGCGTTCGAGGCGACGGGGGTCGACGCGCGGACGGGCGTCGGAGGCGGAAACGGCGACGCCGTCTCGGTGTTCGTCCCGGACGACGGCGACGAGGTCGAGGTCCCGTTCCCGGACGACCGGTGA